Proteins encoded by one window of Leptospira barantonii:
- a CDS encoding HD domain-containing protein has protein sequence MNLKQTFIETASRYSSDSDLIETHWKEIDTRYSEPHHHYHNISHLEALASLLLEIKNFTTDRDCVLFTMYYHDVIYDVSRSDNEEQSADLAEKRLREIGFPEKRILSCKSQILSTKGHSQSEDHDTNLFTDADLSILGQSWNVYSKYYKNIRMEYSIYSDKDYSQGRKKVLNYFLNLERIYKTKFFFERFEISARENLTRELKEI, from the coding sequence TTGAACCTCAAACAAACATTCATTGAAACGGCTTCCCGATATTCCTCCGACTCCGATTTGATCGAGACTCATTGGAAGGAAATCGATACCCGTTACTCCGAACCACACCATCATTATCATAATATTTCGCATCTCGAAGCTCTCGCTTCTCTGCTTTTAGAAATAAAAAATTTCACAACCGACCGGGATTGTGTCCTCTTTACCATGTATTACCACGACGTCATTTACGACGTATCCCGGAGCGACAACGAAGAACAAAGCGCAGACCTCGCCGAAAAAAGGCTTCGTGAAATCGGATTTCCGGAAAAACGAATTCTATCCTGCAAATCACAGATTCTTTCGACCAAAGGTCATTCCCAAAGCGAAGATCACGATACGAATTTATTTACAGATGCAGATTTGTCAATTTTGGGACAAAGCTGGAACGTCTATTCGAAATATTATAAAAACATAAGAATGGAATATTCGATTTATTCGGACAAGGATTATTCCCAAGGCCGGAAAAAAGTTCTGAATTACTTTCTCAATTTGGAAAGAATTTACAAAACGAAATTCTTTTTCGAACGTTTCGAAATTTCGGCCAGAGAAAATTTAACCCGAGAATTGAAAGAAATTTAA
- a CDS encoding glycine--tRNA ligase: MEKKESLDSSLKEIVSVCKRRGFVYPGSEIYGGLSNTFDYGPYGVELLQNLKQLWWKFFVHLREDVVGLDSSILLNPKVWEASGHVSNFTDPLIDCKNCKTRIRADKFLEDQKGEGFATGLTLEKMNLVIKESNFACPNCGQRGTFTEARDFNLMFKTSHGASAEDALDIYLRPETAQGIFLNFKNVVSTTRRKIPFGIAQIGKSFRNEIMARQFVFRTREFEQMEMEFFCEPGTQKEWFSHWVDYCMKWLTEQVGIKKENLRVREHEKEELSFYSEGTSDIEFKYNFGWGELWGIASRTDYDLNQHQKFSGEDLKYQDQVNNQKYVPFVVEPALGVNRLFLAVVADAYEEEKLPDGETRTVLRFSPKIAPVKAAVFPLMKKDGLPEKSREIFADLAKLGNIEYDDGGAIGKRYRRQDEIGTPFCITVDYDTLKDDTVTVRERDSMNQERIPVKQLRTWLFERL; encoded by the coding sequence ATGGAAAAGAAAGAAAGTCTCGATTCCTCTCTGAAGGAAATTGTATCCGTCTGTAAACGCAGAGGGTTTGTCTACCCCGGTTCTGAAATTTACGGAGGGCTCTCCAATACCTTCGACTACGGTCCTTACGGGGTCGAACTTCTCCAAAATCTAAAACAACTCTGGTGGAAATTTTTCGTCCATCTTCGGGAAGACGTGGTGGGTCTGGATTCCTCCATCCTCCTCAACCCGAAAGTCTGGGAAGCGTCCGGTCACGTTTCCAACTTCACCGATCCTTTGATCGATTGCAAAAACTGTAAGACCCGAATCCGCGCGGACAAGTTCCTCGAGGATCAAAAGGGAGAAGGTTTTGCCACGGGTTTAACTCTCGAAAAGATGAACCTGGTCATCAAAGAAAGTAATTTCGCCTGCCCGAACTGCGGTCAACGTGGAACATTCACCGAAGCGCGCGACTTCAATCTCATGTTTAAAACCTCGCACGGTGCGAGCGCGGAAGACGCACTGGATATTTATCTCAGACCGGAAACCGCTCAGGGAATTTTTCTAAATTTCAAAAACGTTGTCTCCACCACGAGAAGAAAGATTCCGTTCGGAATCGCTCAGATCGGAAAATCTTTCCGTAACGAAATCATGGCGCGTCAGTTCGTTTTCCGCACGAGAGAATTCGAACAGATGGAAATGGAATTCTTCTGCGAACCCGGAACCCAGAAAGAATGGTTCTCTCATTGGGTCGACTATTGTATGAAGTGGCTCACGGAACAGGTGGGAATTAAAAAAGAAAACCTTCGAGTCAGAGAACACGAAAAGGAAGAATTGTCTTTTTACAGCGAAGGAACCTCGGACATAGAATTCAAATACAACTTCGGTTGGGGAGAATTGTGGGGCATCGCTTCGAGAACCGATTACGACTTGAATCAACACCAGAAATTTTCCGGTGAAGACCTGAAATACCAAGACCAGGTCAACAATCAAAAATACGTTCCGTTTGTCGTCGAACCCGCGTTAGGTGTAAACCGCCTATTTCTTGCGGTCGTTGCGGATGCGTATGAAGAGGAAAAACTTCCGGACGGTGAAACAAGAACCGTTCTTCGTTTTTCTCCGAAGATCGCTCCCGTAAAGGCGGCCGTGTTCCCTTTGATGAAGAAGGACGGTCTTCCCGAAAAATCGAGAGAGATCTTTGCCGACCTCGCCAAACTCGGAAACATAGAATACGACGACGGCGGTGCGATCGGAAAACGTTATCGCAGACAGGATGAAATCGGAACCCCGTTTTGTATAACAGTAGATTATGATACTCTAAAGGACGATACGGTTACCGTTCGGGAAAGAGACAGCATGAATCAGGAAAGGATTCCGGTAAAACAACTGAGAACCTGGTTGTTCGAAAGACTGTAA
- a CDS encoding energy transducer TonB family protein: MSWSSPFLGLGIFFPLGVLFAFPKDKEIRSAAFGSLLFQIFCWSILYPLEVSAILFPIVEAFVRALVMDLGEWLIGFYVAIGLLILVGHSFSIKKERKRLLKTRPGSTATLPEEKIERIHYKILVLLVAGYLTSRLVFQDPYRLEYGQLGILEDSFLYFFSVLIAGDTLLSRGKQFFLFRRPWKLFEKQARVSRYAGFKGEWGKRKQKYSKLRDWIFPGWGHIYLGNLWKGFAILFLYLLLLLFLATSFFSWLEPADGIRFLMSMGLKPGIADKKFFAVTSSIVPISVFLFSIAGIHLLSKFLLNRTFRAEPEDSTPRSTFISNLSYSILLHLILLSLILIIPVTLQRKKEQKEKERQRTHFTPENLEFYFIDPNLPNEVEGLNGGVVSGTETPTQKEGDKIPDDKPAEEGRVKGEVKQVRGKKLPSTYSNYISAKMRGPESFMEYWRRAPRNYSSVVAYTVTPDGEVVDVDLVEASGYPEQDQMTLELIESLSPLMPPPGTKGYVRVTELFWNGSIDPEAMPTPLQKELVTMYDGRYMEEL, translated from the coding sequence TTGTCCTGGAGTTCTCCCTTTTTGGGGTTGGGAATCTTTTTTCCCCTCGGCGTACTCTTCGCCTTTCCGAAAGACAAGGAAATCCGTTCCGCCGCTTTCGGTTCGCTTTTGTTTCAGATTTTTTGCTGGAGCATTCTTTATCCTCTCGAAGTATCCGCGATTCTTTTCCCGATCGTAGAAGCATTCGTCCGCGCACTTGTTATGGATTTGGGAGAATGGTTGATCGGCTTTTATGTGGCGATCGGGCTTTTGATTCTCGTCGGGCATTCCTTCTCCATTAAAAAAGAAAGAAAACGTCTTTTAAAAACGAGACCCGGTTCCACCGCGACCTTGCCCGAAGAAAAGATAGAAAGGATTCATTACAAAATTCTGGTTCTTCTCGTTGCGGGTTATCTGACATCGAGACTCGTCTTTCAAGATCCGTATCGATTGGAATACGGACAGCTCGGAATTTTAGAGGACAGTTTTTTGTATTTCTTCTCGGTTTTGATCGCGGGGGATACGCTCTTAAGCAGAGGAAAACAATTCTTCCTTTTCAGAAGACCTTGGAAACTTTTCGAAAAGCAAGCCCGAGTTTCGCGTTATGCCGGATTTAAGGGAGAATGGGGTAAAAGAAAACAAAAGTATTCCAAACTCAGAGATTGGATTTTTCCGGGATGGGGGCATATCTACCTCGGGAATCTTTGGAAGGGATTCGCGATTTTGTTTTTATATCTCCTTCTTTTGCTTTTTTTGGCGACCTCGTTTTTCTCCTGGCTCGAACCCGCGGACGGAATCCGTTTTCTCATGTCGATGGGACTCAAACCGGGAATCGCGGATAAAAAATTCTTCGCGGTCACATCGAGTATCGTTCCGATTTCGGTTTTTCTTTTTAGCATCGCCGGAATTCATCTACTCTCCAAGTTTCTTTTGAACAGAACCTTCCGAGCCGAACCGGAAGATTCCACACCGAGAAGCACATTCATCAGTAATTTATCATATAGTATTTTACTACACTTGATTCTTCTTTCCTTGATTCTGATCATCCCGGTCACTCTTCAGAGAAAAAAAGAACAGAAAGAAAAAGAAAGACAACGTACACATTTCACTCCTGAGAATTTGGAATTCTATTTTATCGATCCCAATCTTCCGAACGAAGTGGAAGGTCTGAACGGGGGAGTTGTTTCGGGAACCGAAACTCCGACTCAAAAAGAAGGGGATAAGATCCCGGATGATAAACCCGCGGAAGAAGGAAGAGTCAAAGGAGAAGTCAAACAGGTTCGTGGAAAAAAATTACCGTCCACGTATTCGAATTACATCTCCGCAAAGATGAGAGGCCCCGAATCCTTTATGGAATATTGGAGAAGGGCGCCCCGCAATTATTCTTCCGTGGTCGCTTATACGGTTACACCCGATGGAGAAGTTGTGGATGTGGATCTTGTCGAGGCTTCGGGTTATCCCGAACAGGATCAGATGACCTTGGAACTCATAGAAAGTCTTTCTCCTTTGATGCCACCGCCGGGAACGAAAGGTTACGTTCGAGTGACCGAACTTTTTTGGAACGGAAGTATCGATCCCGAAGCGATGCCCACACCTCTTCAGAAAGAGCTCGTTACGATGTATGACGGACGTTATATGGAGGAGTTATGA
- a CDS encoding PrsW family glutamic-type intramembrane protease, giving the protein MSFDVALLGFLSILPWGFFLILLFPGKNTQQRIFLILLALFLGYLSTEIVLKLHPIFWPDVKLAAPKRSGHILTQTAHIAFIQAGMMEEFCKGILILTAGLLFAFDWKTYKFKKEMVLIGGFVALGFAGIENANYIFSAKEEDRIAMFVGRTIRSSNAHFLINLCFALAFVKSNHKDTRDRPLFLFLAFLLAVSQHGLFNFFVLPQSRFGGWLSTALFVGIWVWIVRDFRTFIQEDEIVSDTPINAEILDETRETT; this is encoded by the coding sequence ATGAGTTTCGACGTCGCGCTCCTCGGATTTTTATCCATTCTTCCTTGGGGATTTTTTTTGATTCTTCTTTTTCCGGGAAAGAATACCCAGCAAAGAATCTTCCTGATTTTACTCGCGCTTTTCTTGGGATATCTTTCAACCGAGATCGTTTTAAAATTGCATCCGATCTTTTGGCCGGATGTAAAACTCGCGGCGCCCAAACGAAGCGGACATATTCTCACGCAAACCGCGCATATCGCGTTCATTCAAGCGGGGATGATGGAAGAATTCTGCAAAGGAATTTTAATCTTAACGGCCGGACTTTTGTTCGCGTTTGATTGGAAGACATACAAGTTCAAAAAAGAAATGGTTTTGATCGGCGGATTCGTCGCTTTAGGATTTGCGGGAATCGAAAACGCGAATTATATTTTTTCCGCAAAGGAAGAAGATCGAATCGCGATGTTCGTGGGAAGAACGATCCGATCCTCGAACGCGCACTTTCTGATCAATCTATGTTTTGCGTTGGCCTTTGTAAAATCCAATCATAAGGACACAAGGGATAGACCTCTGTTCTTGTTTCTCGCTTTTTTACTCGCGGTTTCTCAACACGGACTTTTCAATTTTTTCGTATTACCTCAATCCAGATTCGGCGGTTGGCTTTCAACGGCTCTCTTCGTGGGAATCTGGGTTTGGATCGTAAGGGACTTCCGGACTTTCATTCAAGAGGATGAAATCGTAAGTGACACTCCGATCAACGCGGAAATCTTGGATGAGACCCGAGAAACGACTTGA
- a CDS encoding 50S ribosomal protein L11 methyltransferase has translation MRYREIILNLPKEIAEDFTSFLDEVGVAGYYEILFDREVPRAPHEEIISDDTKFRVYLAEDDKENETKIHIFLKVNAGESFFLESRWIETKEYEEAYKEFYKPFVVGSYRVIPTWEKDTAVSTTPEGILPLLINPGLAFGTGHHETTRLVLGRMGSLGLSGKRIADVGTGSGILSVAAAKSNAALILAVDVDPNSVRSATFNRDDNEISSNVLVVDEGGFDHPDVQGKEWDLLIANITFAVLKANIQKIASVKTDHFLFSGVITERKEEFLELLKTEVGGEGVFFQEDTGWELIEWKRKG, from the coding sequence TTGAGATACAGAGAAATCATTCTAAACCTACCCAAAGAAATCGCGGAAGACTTCACTTCGTTTTTGGACGAAGTCGGAGTCGCGGGATATTACGAAATTCTGTTTGACCGCGAGGTTCCTCGCGCGCCTCACGAAGAGATCATCTCGGACGATACGAAGTTCCGAGTGTATCTCGCCGAAGACGACAAAGAAAACGAAACTAAAATTCATATTTTTCTCAAGGTCAACGCGGGAGAATCCTTCTTCCTTGAATCGAGATGGATCGAAACCAAAGAATACGAAGAGGCCTATAAAGAATTTTATAAACCGTTCGTAGTCGGTTCGTATCGGGTCATTCCCACTTGGGAAAAAGATACTGCTGTCAGCACGACCCCCGAAGGAATTCTTCCCTTGCTCATCAATCCCGGACTTGCGTTCGGAACCGGACATCACGAGACCACTCGTCTTGTTTTGGGAAGAATGGGAAGCCTCGGTCTTTCCGGTAAACGGATCGCCGACGTGGGAACCGGTTCCGGAATTTTGAGCGTGGCCGCGGCGAAGTCGAACGCGGCCTTGATCCTCGCGGTGGACGTGGATCCGAACAGCGTACGATCCGCGACCTTCAACCGGGACGACAACGAAATTTCGTCTAACGTTTTGGTCGTGGACGAGGGCGGCTTCGATCACCCGGACGTTCAAGGAAAAGAATGGGATCTTTTGATCGCCAATATCACATTCGCAGTATTAAAAGCGAATATTCAAAAAATTGCATCCGTAAAAACCGATCATTTCCTATTCAGCGGGGTCATCACCGAAAGAAAGGAAGAATTTTTGGAACTTCTCAAGACGGAAGTCGGCGGAGAAGGGGTTTTCTTCCAAGAGGATACCGGCTGGGAATTGATCGAATGGAAAAGAAAAGGATAA
- a CDS encoding adenosine kinase — protein sequence MKHYDVFGVGNALVDILVPTEDVFIKRLGFDKGIMTLVDSEKQAGVLVALEGSKQELRSGGSAANTMIALANSGGTGTYTGKVSKDTYGEFYKQDMENAGILFEVAPEDQGHTGTCVVLTTPDAERTMLTHLGISITLQKSDVDLSKLKASSISYIEGYLWDGQGTKEASLLTMEESKKNGVKVAYTYSDPFCVNRSREDFVRLTKDYFDIVFCNAEEAKALSQKEDKLEALKFIAGLSPLVFMTDSANGAYFAENGTISHVDGFPVKPIDTTGAGDCFAAGVLYGLTHGFSLEKSTRWGNYVASRIVQEIGPRLGIKLMGRQEEILK from the coding sequence ATGAAACACTACGACGTATTCGGAGTCGGCAACGCACTCGTGGATATTTTAGTTCCGACGGAAGACGTATTCATCAAACGTCTCGGCTTCGATAAGGGAATCATGACCTTGGTCGATTCCGAAAAACAAGCGGGAGTTTTAGTCGCGCTTGAAGGAAGTAAACAAGAACTTCGTTCCGGCGGAAGCGCGGCCAATACGATGATCGCTCTCGCCAATTCCGGCGGAACCGGAACTTATACCGGAAAAGTCTCCAAGGATACTTACGGAGAATTTTACAAACAGGATATGGAAAACGCGGGGATTCTTTTCGAAGTCGCTCCCGAAGATCAAGGCCATACCGGAACCTGTGTCGTATTAACGACTCCGGACGCGGAAAGAACCATGCTCACGCACTTGGGAATTTCCATCACATTACAAAAATCTGATGTGGATCTTTCCAAACTCAAGGCATCTAGCATTTCCTACATCGAAGGTTATCTCTGGGACGGACAGGGAACCAAAGAAGCTTCCCTTTTGACGATGGAAGAATCCAAAAAGAACGGGGTCAAAGTCGCTTACACTTACAGCGATCCTTTCTGCGTGAACCGTTCCCGCGAGGACTTTGTTCGCTTAACAAAAGACTACTTTGATATCGTTTTCTGCAACGCGGAAGAAGCCAAAGCCCTTTCTCAAAAAGAGGATAAGCTCGAAGCGTTGAAGTTCATCGCCGGTTTGTCCCCTCTCGTATTTATGACCGATTCGGCAAACGGCGCTTACTTTGCGGAGAATGGGACGATTTCGCACGTGGATGGATTCCCCGTAAAACCGATCGACACGACCGGTGCCGGAGACTGTTTTGCGGCGGGTGTTCTTTACGGACTTACGCACGGTTTCAGTTTGGAAAAATCCACTCGTTGGGGAAACTACGTCGCGTCTAGAATCGTACAAGAAATCGGTCCGAGACTCGGAATCAAACTGATGGGACGTCAGGAAGAGATTCTGAAGTAA
- a CDS encoding LIC11270 family surface protein — MKRSYFPFVILLSSFLIFFCRVGDWHGRGSSDPVISTLFNQRMLLIVKGTFATDNPIGFEAYSGGTGQIYQDNAGDGLDPIPDLTGMPLAQNLPIFIDIGEIRMSTKYEQGLYNLSLIKNVKDTKKFWDEIAPNRQVFCTIPYTTNSNSCRLNDGELKAIQFFNGEGVVYPSNDPTSATDWGSFGNGPVQFYYTGLYLRNLVTAWATEPGLTFSNLTLFDNYRVPGINIVPRLSYKPGADATTKTIFPPLVFPALYTADSGDEDMIVYPGFDPYILEVRINLKENLMVHSYVSSLGGVRTLVGVSDWKSDSNHNGESDMGGGLLIRSRIIRPEIASSLTVLGGTASTTHYYGVYRSVELDMSNKLPLMASPVQGGATKMKYIHPGEYRLRCLGDLARVDGYPETVVRETTFTVPDNAPRSEVQVNLSCP, encoded by the coding sequence ATGAAAAGATCGTATTTTCCATTCGTAATTCTACTTTCAAGTTTTCTAATATTCTTTTGCCGGGTCGGAGATTGGCACGGAAGAGGTTCGAGCGATCCGGTTATCAGTACTCTTTTCAACCAAAGAATGCTTCTCATCGTAAAGGGAACCTTTGCGACGGATAACCCGATCGGTTTCGAAGCGTATTCCGGTGGAACCGGACAAATTTATCAGGACAACGCGGGGGACGGTCTGGATCCGATCCCCGATTTAACCGGAATGCCTCTTGCGCAGAATCTTCCGATCTTCATTGACATCGGAGAAATTCGTATGTCCACGAAGTATGAACAGGGTCTTTACAATCTCAGTTTGATCAAAAACGTAAAGGACACAAAAAAATTCTGGGATGAGATCGCTCCGAACCGTCAGGTTTTTTGTACGATTCCTTATACTACGAATTCGAATTCTTGTCGTTTGAACGACGGAGAATTAAAGGCGATTCAATTCTTCAACGGAGAAGGTGTCGTCTATCCTTCGAACGATCCGACTTCGGCAACGGACTGGGGTTCTTTCGGAAACGGTCCCGTTCAATTTTATTATACGGGTTTGTATCTTAGAAACTTGGTTACCGCTTGGGCGACCGAGCCGGGGCTTACGTTTTCCAATCTTACCTTGTTCGACAACTATAGAGTTCCGGGAATCAATATCGTTCCTCGTTTGAGTTATAAACCCGGAGCGGACGCGACTACAAAAACGATCTTCCCTCCTCTTGTGTTCCCAGCGCTTTATACCGCGGATAGCGGAGACGAGGACATGATCGTTTATCCCGGATTCGATCCTTATATTTTGGAAGTGAGAATCAACCTGAAGGAAAACCTAATGGTTCATTCTTACGTTTCCAGTTTGGGCGGGGTAAGAACGTTAGTCGGCGTAAGCGATTGGAAAAGTGACAGCAATCACAACGGAGAATCCGATATGGGCGGCGGTCTTTTGATTCGCTCGAGAATCATCCGCCCCGAAATCGCGTCCAGCTTGACTGTGTTAGGTGGAACCGCTTCGACTACACACTACTACGGAGTTTATCGTTCCGTGGAACTCGATATGAGTAATAAACTTCCTTTGATGGCTTCTCCCGTTCAAGGCGGAGCGACAAAGATGAAATACATTCATCCTGGAGAATACAGACTTCGTTGTTTGGGAGATTTGGCGAGAGTGGACGGTTATCCGGAAACGGTCGTCAGAGAAACCACCTTTACGGTTCCGGATAACGCACCTCGTTCCGAAGTTCAAGTCAATCTAAGTTGTCCTTGA
- the truA gene encoding tRNA pseudouridine(38-40) synthase TruA codes for MQVETFRNHRHGKRTLRRIQQAHRGNGRGKINYALLVEYDGLCFNGFQIQTDLPSVQESLEKAAKILLNEEIAVTGAGRTDTGVHARGMIVNFKTSKTVQNFSRFLLSMNALTDSGLSVLSIAEVDENFDSRFSCRSREYEYLIINTKYPRPTWKNRAFWYQHKIDVPRLETELELLKGEHDFRSLAKAASMIGRSTVRTILDTGLERSAEFDGLLKVRIRANGFLHNMIRILTGTLLEIANGKRQNTNVLDILSSKDRTIAGITLPPHGLYFIRAYYDSNSGIDSMYSDRDFLK; via the coding sequence ATCCAAGTCGAAACCTTCCGTAATCATCGACATGGCAAAAGAACTCTACGACGAATACAACAAGCTCATCGAGGAAATGGGAGGGGAAAAATAAACTACGCCCTCCTCGTCGAATACGACGGACTTTGTTTCAACGGTTTTCAAATTCAAACAGATCTTCCCAGCGTTCAGGAGAGTCTCGAAAAGGCCGCGAAAATTCTCCTCAATGAAGAAATCGCCGTCACAGGAGCCGGTCGAACGGACACTGGAGTTCACGCTCGTGGAATGATCGTAAACTTCAAGACCTCGAAGACTGTACAAAATTTCAGCAGATTTCTTTTGAGTATGAATGCGCTCACCGATTCAGGTTTGTCCGTTCTCAGCATCGCCGAAGTGGATGAGAATTTCGATTCTCGTTTTTCGTGTCGTTCGAGAGAATACGAATATCTAATCATCAACACGAAGTATCCCAGACCCACTTGGAAAAATCGGGCCTTCTGGTATCAACATAAGATTGACGTTCCGCGCTTGGAAACCGAACTTGAATTATTAAAAGGAGAACACGATTTTCGCAGTTTGGCGAAGGCCGCTTCCATGATTGGTCGTTCCACGGTTCGGACGATTTTGGATACGGGACTGGAACGAAGCGCCGAATTTGACGGTCTCCTGAAAGTAAGAATCCGAGCGAACGGCTTTCTTCACAATATGATTCGGATTCTTACGGGTACCCTTCTGGAAATCGCAAACGGCAAACGACAAAACACGAACGTGTTGGACATACTTTCTTCAAAAGACAGAACGATCGCGGGTATCACTCTTCCTCCTCACGGACTTTATTTCATCAGAGCCTATTACGATTCCAATTCGGGAATCGATTCCATGTATTCCGATCGGGACTTTCTAAAATAA
- a CDS encoding DUF2225 domain-containing protein, with protein MTASALAQGKKISFRAKEDTVCPICHEVHQKENMFQGGGRLIAGKLTIELRRLYEKNKKFGRVSPNDYVISVCPRCLYSSFTKDWSTLDAEENEKIRSQSDTRRSNLEKILGPLDFYQERNLVLGAASYLLTIECYQNRKVTVAPTPKKAVCAVRGAWYFDDLNNDFPSLGFDKVRDLLYQKAAGWYTDTMEIMQSGSEPVDQASYLLGPDTDKNWAFDGVIYLSAYLTMKFKDQLATDPAAKLNLLVRAKRTLSRLYGSGKGSKSKPSVIIDMAKELYDEYNKLIEEMGGEK; from the coding sequence ATGACAGCCAGCGCTCTTGCACAAGGAAAAAAGATCTCGTTCCGAGCAAAGGAAGATACGGTATGTCCGATCTGCCACGAGGTTCATCAAAAGGAAAACATGTTTCAGGGCGGCGGCCGTCTGATCGCCGGAAAACTGACCATCGAACTCAGAAGACTTTACGAGAAGAATAAGAAGTTCGGTCGTGTGAGTCCCAATGATTATGTCATCAGCGTCTGTCCTCGTTGTCTTTATTCCTCTTTTACCAAGGATTGGTCCACGTTAGACGCGGAGGAAAACGAAAAGATCCGTTCCCAATCCGATACGAGACGTTCCAATTTGGAAAAGATTCTCGGGCCCCTGGATTTTTATCAAGAACGGAATCTGGTTCTCGGAGCGGCTTCTTATCTGCTCACCATAGAATGTTATCAAAATCGAAAAGTCACCGTGGCCCCCACTCCGAAAAAGGCGGTCTGCGCCGTTCGGGGAGCCTGGTATTTCGACGACCTAAACAACGACTTCCCAAGTCTGGGATTCGATAAGGTTCGGGATCTTCTCTATCAAAAAGCCGCGGGTTGGTACACCGACACGATGGAAATTATGCAGAGCGGATCGGAACCGGTGGATCAGGCTTCTTATCTTTTGGGTCCGGACACGGATAAGAACTGGGCCTTTGACGGAGTCATTTATCTTTCCGCATATCTTACGATGAAGTTCAAGGATCAACTCGCGACCGATCCTGCGGCGAAACTCAATCTTTTAGTTCGAGCCAAAAGAACCCTTTCCAGACTTTACGGTTCCGGAAAAGGATCCAAGTCGAAACCTTCCGTAATCATCGACATGGCAAAAGAACTCTACGACGAATACAACAAGCTCATCGAGGAAATGGGAGGGGAAAAATAA